TCATTCATAGATTATATATGATATGGCTGGTTGGTTGTACGCtgcgtatacagtatatgttctcTTTTGTAGGAAGACGCAGAACAGCTATATAAAACCTGCAAACGTTACGATCTTCTGAATAAGCTGTACCAGGCTTGGGGCCAGTGGCAGAAAGCTATTGAGACTGCGGAGAACCATGACCGAGTCCACCTGAGAACCACCTACTATCACTATGCAAAGCACTTGGAAGCCATGGGAGACCGAAGTGTATCGCTTAACTAGTAAGTGCACTAATATATGGGGAAAAGAGAAATCACAGGGGTCAGCTCGTATACCCATACAAGAGACTGTGGGGCTTACCACATACGCACGGGAAATTTGCATTAGATATTGTGGAAAGTCATACATGACTTGTCACTGAGCTGGTCTTTTTCTATTCCTCAGTTATGAGAAGTCGGACACCCATCGATTTGAGGTTCCTAGGATGCTCCTGGACAACCCCCAGAACTTGGAGACCTACATTAATAACAAGAAAGACAAGTAAGACAATCATCAGTGTGGCGGACATTATAAGAAGCATGGACTATGCACGCCTTGTTGTAGGTCAGAGCCTCAGTCGCAAGTGACTGACCATCGCTATATACTATTGCTGGATGGATTGTGCCAAGCATTAGTCAAGGACTAGGATGATCCTTTACTTCTAACTCTGTATCTTAATGGTTTTCTCTATGGTTGTCCTCATACAGAATTCTCTGGAAATGGTGGGCTCAGTACCTTGAGAGCCAGTCAGACCTGGACTCTGCACTCAGATATTATGAGCTGGCGCAAGACTACCTGTCCCTGGTGCGGGTGCATTGCTTCCTGCGTAACATTCAGAAGGTATGGGGCTTTGGCACTGTAgcagtatacagaatatatatacatTTCCTAGCCTAGTAgtaactgcgtttttttttctaggCTGCAGAAATCGCCAATGAGACTGGTAACCTGGCCGCTTCCTACCACCTGGCACGTCAGTATGAAAGCCAAGGAGATCTGAAACAGGCCGTGCATTTCTATACCAGAGCCCAAGCCTATAATAACGCCATCAGGCTGTGCAAGGTAGATGCATACAGTGTATTACCACTTTATCAGGTGAACCTCAGTATAAGTTGTGACCCAGGTTCTTATTCCCACACAGGAAAATAATCTGGATGACCAGCTCATGAACCTGGCATTGCTGAGCACTCCGGAGGACATGATGGATGCAGCTCGGTATTATGAGGAGAAAGGAGAGCAAATGGATAGAGCCGTCATGTTGTACCACAAGGTAGAGGAGTAGCGTTTCAATTCATGGGGGTCTGAGCTCTGTTTTTCTGATAGACAGTATCTGGACTGCCCTttgctgccactagggggagctttctGAAGACAGATATACAATGGATCTTTATACATAGTGTGTCTTCAGTAACCCTTAGACGAAGGGAAGGAGGATTTACTAAGATACGCTAAAGGAGTATTGGGTTACTTTAAGCCTTAAGAGTTTTGTGTTTTCTCCTCGCTTGCTTCCAGTCAGGACATCTCTCCAAGGCGTTGGAGTTGGCATTTGCTACTGAACAGTTTGGGGCTCTTCAGCTAATCGCCGAGGACCTGGATGAGAAGTCTGACCCGGCGCTCCTTGCTCGGTGCTCTGATTTCTTCATTCAGCACAACCAGTTTGAGAAGGCCGTGGAATTATTACTGGCAGCGAAAAAGGTAAAGTGTTTATATGCGGTATTATGAGCACGACGACGGTGGGAACAGCCTGATGTCATTGGCAGGCAGTGATCCCTGTAGAGACATACATAGCAGCTATTATTTGGATAAAATGTGGGTCAAAGCTGCGCTGACATGGGGGTGTGGCTGCTGCAGACTCTTCATTGCTTATAATGGCCAAcgccactcatttgaatgggattgggATGTGATCAGGCCATTTGACCAATGAACATCATGTCATTGGCCTGTGAACCAGTTGTCTGATCCTTTCATAGCCTGTCCTAAAGATAgtggcacatcccctttaagcatgATAGCATAGCATGGTTTATGATAGCCAGACAGCATACACCAACTATTAGACACAAGTAAGAAAGAGGTTTTTCAGGGCTTATAAACATATAATGTAAGAGTTGGTGTATCCTGTCTGGCTATAATAAACCCTGCTATGCtatcacacttaaaggggttgtgccactcttgacacttatcccctatcctgggacaaccccttttataagATGCTTTATTGCACCCTGGCCATGCCCGAGCACCAATCCTTTCAGATGTGGGACTGTAAGATGCCATCACTATGGTTGTGATCGATTCATGGTCCAGTGTGCGCCGTATACTTGTCCTGTAGTACTACGATGCCCTGCAGCTGTGCCTGGAGCAGAATCTCATCATCACAGAGGATATGGCAGAAAAGATGACCGTATCCAAAAACTCCAAGGAGCTTAGTGAGGAAGCAAGACGGGAACTGCTCGAGCGAATCGCTGACTGCTGCATGCGACAAGGGAATTATCACCTCGCCACCAAGAAATACACTCAGGCTGGGAACAAGCTGAAGGTAAGAGGTGACATAGATATGAAAAATACACTGCACCCCGATTCTGCTCGTGTGACCGCTGTATCACATTTGGTAGAATGGAGCCCCTTTGTTAGGTAAATAAGAAATTGCAATAGCTaagggtgtaacttgaggatGTGCCAAGGGCCCAGGAGTCTTGGATTGTCTTCCTGACATGACGACACCAGTACTATATATGATACGGTTATAGTTGGTGTGGGGTCtagtacagattttacattggggccctggATCTTCCTTTTACACCTCTGCAGTTAGTTCCCCGGGTGCAGAGAGGAGCAGGAGCTCTTGTAACTTACTATGTCCTCCTTATTCCAGGCCATGAGATCTTTATTGAAGTCAGGTGACACTGAGAAGATCGTGTTCTTTGCCGGAGTCTCCCGACAGAAGGAAATCTACATCATGGCCGCCAATTACCTGCAGTCTCTGGATTGGCGACAAGATCCCCATATTGTCAATAACATTATTAACTTCTACACCAAAGGACGAGCCCTCGACCTTCTGGCTGGTTTCTATGATGCCTGCGCTCAGGTCAGTGCCCGGTACAAGGACTTCTCCATGAATTGCAAATCCTCCTTGTCTGTTCCTGACCTTGTCTCTGTCTCAGGTGGAGATTGATGAATATCAGAATTATGAGAAAGCCATCGGGGCTCTGACTGAGGCCTACAAGTGTTTATCTAAGGCCAAAATGCGAAGTCCCGAGGAGCAAGAGAGACGACTGTCTGATATGCAGAACAAAATCACTCTGGTCAAGAGGTTTATCCAGGCTCGAAGGTAACAAGTCCTAAAACACAGAGAAGGACTAAGGACAACGGGGCCATGTCCATtatgtctattcatttcaatggccccCTTCTCCTCTGATGGTCTGCTTGGGTAACTGCCTGTTCTTGGGGTTGGGGAGGAGGGTCCTACAGTGCACTCCACACAATCAGTCATTTTTGGGACACCTACGCTGTATAGCCAGGATCTGCCTTATCTCGGGTGTAGTACCTACTATCCCCACCCCCAAGATTTCAATGTATTGCTATGAGTGAGCCAATGCTGATACTTGTCCCCGCAGGACATACTCCGCCGACAAGCCAGAAGCCATCAGACAGTGCGAGCTGCTCTTAGAGGAGCCAGATTTGGAGAGCGCTGTCCGCATTGGCGATGTGTACGGGTTTCTGGTGGAGCATTACACACAGCAGGCAGACTTTCAGAAGGTACCATACATCTTGTATTCTTCAGTGTCCTTTCTACTGTCCCCTTAAGATGCCCACCATGGCTTTCCTACATTGCTGTATTTCTTGTAGTGTCTCATGTAATCTTCTTATATAATATCTCTAGTCCTAAACACGTCTTTTCTCACCAGGCGTACCGCTGCCTAGAAGAAATGAGGTCCAAGATGCCGTCTGTCAATCTCAGCTACTACGTATCGCAGAGCACGGTGGAAGCCGTGTACCGGGCCCTGTCCATCCCACTCGCGCACCAAtcgactgagcatgtgcgacacAACAGCGTAGAAGACAGTGAGGAGGTGGAAGAGGCGCCTGACATAGACTTTGatggttaaccctttcccgtcactCATGGTCAGCACATTGTTTTCCTTAAAAACACTGGAGGCCTTTATAGTGAATGTCCCAGTCACCTCGCAGCAATGACACCACAAATGTCAAGAGACTGGTATTCTGTAAAGTCATGAGCTCATGGCGTGCACTTATATTACAGGGTAGGTATACTTTTGCAAAGAAAATTTATTgctaccaaaaaaaaagaaaaaatctgtcACTTGGAGAGACACAGCTCTACATACAAGCTGGTGGGAGATTTTAAGACAAAAAAAAGTCGCTTCCTTTTTAATGTGGACGCATTATAGCAATAAATATATGGTTGTAAAAGTGCACCTACCCTGTGATAAGGTGCACGGGAGGGATACACGAAGCTTCATCATATCAGCCACTTACCAGTATGTAGCCAAAGTCCAACAACTTTCTTCTAGGTCAATTCAGTGTCCGGGGTAATTTATAGGACCAtcaccccccaaaaaatatgACACCGCAGAAGTGAAAGCGCCCGCCCGCTCTTAGTTTTTATACGAGATATAAAATTCACAACAAAAGGAGAagcagatacatttttttttctacgtaagtaaattattttttattgtgtttCTATATAAGTGTATATAAAAAGATTTTATTACCTGTCGCTCTGTATTCTCTGCCGTCACTATATGTACTACAGTCTATGGGTGGGAAAGCTGAGCATTCACCTACACAAAGACTGTCAAGGTAGTTCCTTATGATACTTCAAGGGGTTATAGGGGAATAATAAAGCGTACAAGTGCATTCCCTACacttgttagggctcgttcacatctgcgcccggtctccgttctgcaggtttccgtttcctgtacaaaactgggcaggagacggaaacctgccggcatctttcaaacccattcatttggagtCCCATGTATTACATATGTGGAGGGCTGTGGGGGAGGCCAGGACTCTGTCCTTTGTCTCCCCTGCTCCGGCTCTCGCTCATGTCGTCACCAACTCGTCTTTACTTGGGCCATAGGTCCATTGATTAGAGTGGACTCAAGACAAGAGTTGCAGCGTCAGCAGATGAACAAGAGTTCTGGCCTCCCCCGCTGCCTTACACACAGGTAATGAACTGGGCTCTGGGGGACCAGGgtgtatatagtaatagtacaggGAATGCAGtggtaagctttattattccCCATACATATGCCCCGTCTCACAGGATAGGAGCCAGATTGCAAGACCTggagcatttttatttttccatcaacaaAGCTCCATTTAGGGCTCAGTTTTTGCAGGACTTTTATTGATGGCATTTTGAGATACATCCATTttggcagaatacaggctgccgtaAAAGAGAGTCTGTATTTTGCAGACATGTCATAAACAAGGTCAATCTGTATTTATAATCCTAACAAACCTCAAGTCCTCTCGTCTTGTGGGGTTTGCAGGGTCAGTGCTGGGGTCCAGTTCCTAGGAGACCAGATTTCCTAGTAGAGGCCACTTAGGTTTGTGACCAGATGTTCCCTGTTATGGGGCTGTTCTGATATTCCCTACATGGCCTCTGGCACGGTCTCCTTATTCCAGGCTTTCTGAGGGTCTCTGGACTCGGACTCACCACCAATCACAAGCTCATGGAGTCTCAAGATTAAATCTCTTTTGGACAGTGCTCTCCAACTCTGTgcaaaaccacaactcccagcctgAGACTCTGAAAgcatgctggtagttgtagtcCTACAGCTGCTGGAGAGCCAATGCTCAGCAGCTCTTTAGTCGGCTCCAGTGATTTCCCAGAATCCTAGCTAAGGTGTCTCCCACTTGCTTGTATGCCAGGAGGAGCCGCCCTGTGCGCAGAGTCGTGAGAAGATGATCCCAACAAGTATTTTTAGCCATTTTTTGCATGGGATGAGCCTGGCTTAATATAGTGTGTCCTCTGAGTGACTCTTCGTCTGCCAGTTCCTTTTTCCTTCCCTGGGACTCTTTGTTCAGGATGTAAAATTCAGTCAAACAACATGAAAAGGGAAGTTTGATTTCCTACAGCAAACATGGCCGCCGCTCTCGCCCCTGCTACTGTAGGGGAGAAACAAATTGGGATAGCTTGATACGGCCTCAGTGCTGTACACACAATATGGAGGGTCCTTAATACAACTCAATGTACAGGACTACGTTATCCATAGAGGAGACAGGGGCAGGTGACCAGCCGCAGGCTACAGTAGGCAGTGACGTGTATGGACTCATTATCAATATGCATCCAAAAggtatgggggaaaaaaatcttgtGTATCGACATCCATCAATGGGAACTTGAGAAATCTGTATGCAGTTAGTTCCCCCTTGTGGTAGAAACAGGTAGTCAGACCTTTATTATTTACCTCCATGACAGTAGGACGCTTTCTAGAATGTATGTGCTCATAGGAGGTTAAGGCATCATCATGTGTCCACATCCCCTCATGTGACCTCCAGTATTTGGACACCACCCTGTGCCCACGGACAGATTAGCATTACATTTAGGAGAGACCTATTTAGTTGTGGCCTGAActgcactgccatattatttcccTCCGCCCTGGTTTCTGTAAACTGATCTTTCTGTGTACATACCTGGAGGGTAGAGAGGTAAGTAGACCTGTCTGCAAACACAGCAGGCCCGGGCATGAGTTATCTGCTCAATCAGCTccacctccatagacttctgtacatAGACGTCAGTTCAGCTTTAATAGATTTAGTCAGGAACCGCAGCTAAAAGCAGTTTCTTATACAATCCACATTGCACACGGAgtataggtaatatactgtattatagaaATATAGCCCCCCGCCATGTAAATGGCACCATAGAAGACAACGTGCAAACCATTTCTGACCTCCAGGCGTAGCACAGcagcaggttgtttttttttaaagggttttgtCCAGGATATGTATAGTTTTTGGCAAGGaggctggaggaggaggaagggggggatCCATATATATTCACCTGCACCCACTGACCTCCCACCACTGTCTGCTCCTGAGCCTTGTTTAGGCAGAAGTCCCCATCACACGTGATCGCCGAGTCCAATCAGCTGCCTATGGAAAGGGCAGGAGACCTCACAGGCGATATAGGTGACTCATgtcctggttcctttccttaaGATGCCGTTTTGTCTGAGTGGTCCATGTGAGGTGACGTTCTCTGCCCAAAGCAGCATTGGGGCACCACTGGTCCagatggtggagggagactccagagcatcggggacaggattttttttttttcttcccaaaaattatatatatcctggacaaccccttgaaatgTTCATTTAGTCTCTACTAGGCCCAATTTTTGTATCGTAGCCCCTGCTTGTTTAAATCTGAGCGCCCCCTTGTGGTACAGGGAAGCGGATTATACCAAAGAATCATCACAAATTCTCACCAAAAACATGCAATTGGCAGCTCGTGGGCGTCACTAATGTAGACACGAGGACGTGGTGCAAACCAAAAGGcacccaagtaaaaaaaaaaaaaaataaaatggattttTGTACTCACCATCAAATCCTTCCCTCTGTGAAGAGGTTATAGGCTGGAGGAGCAACCTTATTTAGGTATTCCTAGTGCCAGGTCTATTGGTCAGGGAGCATGTACAAGACCAGCACTATTCTAGTAATAAGAGCAGCGACTCCCCATAAGCACCGCTATGCAGTGGACTTATAGccagagattatatatatatatatacacagtgatctGAGGTACAATTCCACCTTACACAACATAGGGCCAGAACCAGTCATCTGTATCCCCTATAGAGCAGCCGGGCGCCATCACTGCAGCTCGCCTCCCACTATACAAGCAATGTATAGAGGTTGTGTAGTTCACTCACTGTCCAGCAGATGGCGCacgcataccccccccccccccccctctatcacaGCACCATAACAGATCAATGCGTAGTCAATTCCAAACCATTTAATCCAATGAGACATCGGCACCATTAAATTGTCTGTTTAATCCACAGTTCTCCGTTTACAGATATGGACCAGACATAGAAAGTTAcactacaaaataaaaaataaaacattgaatGTAAAAGGTCGACTGTACAGGATCTACCTCCATACGAAGGTCTCAGGACACACAATGCAACCGGGAATATGGGACAGACTGTACCCTAAAAGGCTCCAGAACATTGGGGATCCCTACAGGTCATGCTTAGGGTCAGCGTTATCcggaaataatacaatataaatcaGGAGGTTTGGTCTCTTAATTTAGGGTTAAATAACAAACATGGCTGCCAAGTAAGACCAGGCGTCTGTTATATGTACTCAGCACTATGGGCAGTATCTAAGGGGAACCAAACGTCACATAATGGAACAGGTCTCCAAATTTTCACTTAGGGCAGATATTCAGTCAAGTGTGggcaaaatataacaaaaaaaaaataaaaaaaaattcttaaaggcGTTATATGACAAAGACAGACTTTTGAGAATTCAATGATGTTCCGCAGCATCAAGTCCTTCGTCGCCATATTTTAGGCTACAGCCGTGTTTGATGCCTTGTCCCGTACAACAGTCCATGACGTGGCTGTCAAACATGGTCTTTTGGCTTTGTGATGTCCTGGTGGGAAGGTTGTTGTGACAGAGGGAAGATGGAGTTTCACCGGGATGAATTGGAGCTGGAACGGCTGCGGTGACGGCGGCGTGCAGGGGACCGAGAGCGTCGGCGGACAGGGGAGCGTCGACGAGGGGAACGGGACCTGCAGAGGGAACACAGTGTTACCTGCTACACCATAGACTTAGATTTTTTAAAGTGGACAATACTTTATATGGGAGTAGGAAAATAAAGgcttagaaacagcgccacccttgtctgcTGGCGGCATGTATTATTACAGCTCAGGcccaattaaagggattttccactgCGTTTGGCAAGTACTGAAGAGGATACTGCCTCTTCTAACAGGTGAGCGACCAGGGACAATCTTTAATCCTTAGGATGTGTCATCAATTAGCCTGGCTGCAGTACCAGGTACAACCAAAGGACGAAAGTGGCACTGTTTCTTCAATGCTTACTAAAACCTGGTTTAAAACACCTGACACCTACAAAGCGAAAGATTCCTTCCTTAAAGGGACACTATAGGCAaaagggacatttttttttttttttaaaagagaaCCATGCACCGCCTTGCCTCTttcaataggtggcgctccactGATTGTGACACAGCTGGAATTGCTTCTCTAGCCCCCGCAATTCCTGAGCAGTCCTTGCTATTAGTTGCGGCACCCaacatgctaattaggctctctactgtcaggtgggcagtcctggcCTAAGCAGAGAgcctgggaccgcccacctgactgcAGAAAGGAGTTGGGTTTGGCGAATCGTCCTTTTTAAAAGGGAACATTTCAGGTCTTAtaaggacactaaaccaccaacaGGTCCTTAAGAACAGATGGGTCAGTGTCCCAAATAACCTACACCCAACACTGCCAGTGACCGCTGTGACACCTCTAGTgctcaggatccctttaagcatcaaTTTCAagatgatccctttaataaagtattACTGCCTGCAGGAACCCTTTAAAGGGAAGTTTGTGCTTGGTGTCCAATCCCTGCTGATCAGCCCATGTGTAAGAAATGACAGAGAATCAGTGAATAGAAATTAGGAATAGATCGGGCAGTTGGAAGAGGAAGGAGCAAAGTTACTGACAGATCCAGAGGTTAGGCAAAGCTCAGAGGGGGCACTGGGGTACGAGGAAATACCCGCCAGGCCATAAGAAGGACGGCTGAAGTCATGAGAGTTACAGGGTATAAAGGGAGCGTGCAGAGAACACATGGCTGCTTAGTGTTCAAAGCTGGCACAAAACAGAGTATGCACTACCTCCTCCTCATACGCGGGGGAGAACGACgccacatggggggagggggcaacATCCGACGGGGAGGGCTGAACCTTCGAGGCACCACCCGCATGGGTCGAGGGGTAAGCACGGCTGAAGCGGTGATCTCCTGGCCATCAATCTGTCCTGAAAGTGATAGAAAACATGGACGGTCAGTCCCTGGTACATCCCAATAGACCTGCACACACACGATCACATTAAGTTATTGCAAATATAAAGACGACTTCTACTTCTTGCTTTGGCTATACAAGTATTTCAAGCCtagagctggccatacacatgggACCCTCAGGTGGTAACGCTCAGGTGCCCGATCCTTTTGTGGTCCTCTTTGCTGTATGGTCACTTCTATAATGTGACACACACAATGCCTAAGGGACTGCAGACCTAAAGGGACTCCACAGGCAACCTCTTATTAGATACAAGAGATCTGTACCAGAACCCCCCTATAAATAGGACAGTACAATAAAATTCACCTCCCCCACCCCATTACCTCCATCCATGTGTTTCAAGGCCTTGTCCGCCTCATCTGGGGCCTCAAACTCCACATAGGCATAGCCCTTGTTGAGATGCGGGTGCAGACGATCTATAGGCATGTCAATCATCTTAATCTTCCCATAGGTAGAAAAGATCTCCAAAATGTGGTCCTAAGAGAAGAGGAAATAGAAGGGCAGACATTAACCACTCGTGTGCTGGCTGGTGGGGCCGAAGAGCACTAAAATAACAAACGCTGGAAAGGAACAGAAGTCTAGAAAGCTTTACTGTTATTGATGTGCAGCAAATAAGATCTCACCCAAGAGGAGGAAAGCTGACTCTCTAGTGCCCCCTATAGGAGAGCAACCCTATAAGTCAATGTCCGGCCCTTTATTATGCCTCACTAACCTTAGTCACGTTCCTCGTCAGCCTCCCAATGTGCACCTTAGTGGGCTTCGGACTGGGACTCCGCCTCTTCCTCTCTTTTTCATCACGTTTTGGTTGTTTTGATCTGttaaatgggaaaaaaacaaaGTTATTGCATTTGTAGGTTTCAAGTAATATCTGTTCTAGGATCCTGACATTACTAAAAGACTGGTGTGTCAATAACAAGGAAGCATCTACTGCACGTTACATTGTACAATGTgcctatgacaacacttcctgaAGAGCACAGGGCATGCAAGTACCCGGCTGTAGCTGCTGCCCTGCTCTACTGCCCCCACGCCAACACCTCAATCAATCGCCATCTGCATCAGAGCCTACATGTAAATCAATAGGACCATTATAGGGTCTAGCTCAAAATATTTGCACGGGCGCTACAACTTCACACTATGAACAAAGGGGTGTGGTGGGGCAGAGCCAGGAATATGGAGGGACTGCAGGATTCTTTCATTAAaagtgaaagggttaatctcCTCTCAGCAAATCACTGCCAAGATGGGTATAACAGCTCCCACCCCAACCCCAAAGAGTTAAAGAGCGACATCAGGGTGCAGCACATTACACCAGCAATGGCTGGATAGGGTCAGTGCACCTGAATGCGTCACCTTCTTACCCATGAACATTCATgtctctgttgcggagatattcGGCCGTTCTATTGCCCAAAactactctccccccccccccccagactacTCTAATATGCCCTCCATGCCCCCTCCTTTCTTTCAGGGACAGGGCCGGAACAAGTTTCAACTTCGctccctggccctgtcactcaaaaAAAGAATAAGGGGAAGGAGAACGTTCCTTGGCAGTGTGGGGTGTTGCAGTATGGGAGCAATGGAGCCGCCCCCGATGTCAGTTATAGTTGAGCTAAGAAACAGCGCAATCTCCTCAGCTCTGCAAACCATTACAAGTCAAGTCTTACTTGGACCGGGAGCGCCTTCTGTTATCATGGCGACGCCGGGAAGGGCTCGGTGACCCGGAGGAGCTGCTGGAGCTGGAGCTTCGCGATGTGCTGGAGCTGCCCGACCGACTTGAAGCAGATGAAGAACTTGATCCTGAGCTTGACCCAGAACTGGAGCCGGAGGATGAACTGGATGACGAGCTCGACCGGGAGCGACTAAAGGAGGGGAACAGGGAGAAGAAGAGCCATTAGTCAGTGACTAGAGCGGTCAGAACATCAGTTACACAGGGATGGCTCCTACCTGCTGCTACTGCTGCCGCTGGACGCACTGCGCCGCTTTCTGGTTTTGTCCCGGCCACGATCTTTCTCTCCTGCCTCTTTGTTGGGGGCCTTCTCCTTGGCTCGCTCCTTAGCCCGGTCCTCAGAGCGCTCTTTACGTTTGCTGGGAGAGGGAGCCCTGGAAAGAAAG
This region of Leptodactylus fuscus isolate aLepFus1 chromosome 8, aLepFus1.hap2, whole genome shotgun sequence genomic DNA includes:
- the RNPS1 gene encoding RNA-binding protein with serine-rich domain 1 codes for the protein MAAQRHNERDSLSELRREKQRKSGKMAPSPSKRKERSEDRAKERAKEKAPNKEAGEKDRGRDKTRKRRSASSGSSSSSRSRSSSSSSSSSGSSSGSSSGSSSSSASSRSGSSSTSRSSSSSSSSGSPSPSRRRHDNRRRSRSKSKQPKRDEKERKRRSPSPKPTKVHIGRLTRNVTKDHILEIFSTYGKIKMIDMPIDRLHPHLNKGYAYVEFEAPDEADKALKHMDGGQIDGQEITASAVLTPRPMRVVPRRFSPPRRMLPPPPMWRRSPPRMRRRSRSPRRRSPVRRRSRSPARRRHRSRSSSNSSR